Proteins found in one Pyrus communis chromosome 15, drPyrComm1.1, whole genome shotgun sequence genomic segment:
- the LOC137718359 gene encoding ubinuclein-1-like isoform X3 — protein MEEEKGGGGESSRPSSKFVKAGDRQMFTVDLRPGETTIVSWRKLMKDTNKVNGGPSTSAPEPPPVNAHPALESRIAPVQQPSGDEAKDEGKDEAAPNRFSAVIEKIERLYMGKDSSDDEGPNDVPDDDQYDTEDSFIDDAELDEYFEVDNSAIKHDGFFVNRGTLERINVPAALPNQQPKKRRRKEAKGPGENDDIHVPNKHTKVGKTAAAKITPTLVKNSSTPTQTITGTTEHRADVKFQNQLNVSGPSSTRKSTESKTVMDPSFMKVSDGDAFVLQADVKDIDKQKAGVLLSKDSSNKFKDAGGSCDGSYQRYHDKNAYAQTKHQSGRASSNVDELESSVRARHKNGIREIPDLNLSDGKYSLPTTKSSHVHKKDGSSIKSKSSMLEKAIRELEKMVAESRPPAADNQEGDNSSQAIKRRLPRELKMKLAKVARLAQASHGKITKELLNRLMSILGHLIQLRTLKRNLKVMISMGISAKKEKDERFQHVKKEVIDMIKIKAPSLESKALEQQAGASDDFQETASGTKELSKRKFSMDAALEDKICDLYDLYVDGLDEDAGPQIRKLYAELAALWPNGFMDNHGIKRAICRSKERRRERYSRNKEQEKIRRKKMLTPRTEETIRVERSITQQLLMQERMATEQNSQSPTNKPTSGTTAALGVPGPINGPSFDRLKQEKLKGSSSSSADDTRVGDGALTKKKTKRKPEQELDESRIRPEKLPSQSGEERHKSLKPAAGPPHKSNLQSTVVPSVEQSS, from the exons ATGGAGGAAGAGAAGGGCGGCGGCGGCGAATCCTCCAGGccttcgtccaagtttgtgaaAGCCGGTGACCGGCAAATGTTCACGGTGGATCTCCGGCCCGGCGAGACCACCATAGTCTCGTGGAGGAAGCTCATGAAGGACACGAACAAGGTCAATGGTGGGCCCTCGACCTCGGCACCGGAACCTCCTCCTGTCAACGCTCACCCTGCTCTCGAGTCTCGGATAGCTCCG GTCCAACAACCATCTGGAGATGAAGCAAAAGATGAAGGGAAAGATGAAGCTGCGCCAAATCGTTTTAGCGCTGTTATTGAGAAGATTGAACGCCTATATATG GGTAAAGATAGTAGTGATGATGAAGGTCCAAATGATGTTCCTGATGACGATCAGTATGATACCGAAGACTCTTTTATTGATGATGCTGAGTTG GATGAATATTTTGAAGTTGATAATTCAGCCATAAAACATGATGGATTCTTTGTAAACAGGGGAACGCTGGAGCGCAT tAATGTACCTGCTGCATTACCTAaccaacaaccaaaaaaaaggcGAAGAAAAGAGGCTAAAGGACCTGGGGAAAATGATGACATTCATGTGCCaaataaacacacaaaagttGGTAAGACAGCAGCAGCAAAGATTACACCAACACTTGTGAAGAATTCATCTACTCCTACTCAAACCATTACTGGAACCACTGAACACCGTGCAGATGTGAAATTTCAGAATCAGTTGAATGTTTCTGGACCTTCATCCACAAGGAAGTCTACTGAATCCAAAACAGTAATGGACCCTTCTTTTATGAAAGTGTCAGACGGAGATGCTTTTGTACTGCAAGCGGATGTGAAGGATATAGATAAGCAGAAGGCAGGAGTCCTCTTGTCCAAAGACTCAAGTAACAAATTTAAAGATGCAGGTGGATCATGTGATGGTTCATATCAGAGATACCATGACAAAAATGCTTATGCACAAACCAAACACCAATCTGGGAGAGCATCAAGTAATGTTGATGAGTTGGAATCATCGGTTCGGGCCAGACATAAAAATGGGATTCGTGAGATTCCGGACCTTAATCTCTCAGATGGAAAGTACTCTCTTCCAACAACT AAATCTTCACATGTGCACAAAAAGGATGGCTCTAGTATAAAGTCAAAAAGTTCAATGCTTGAAAAGGCTATTAGGGAGTTAGAGAAGATGGTGGCTGAAT CTAGGCCACCTGCTGCGGATAATCAAGAGGGAGATAATTCATCCCAAGCAATTAAAAGGAGATTACCTAGAGAACTAAAGATGAAACTTGCTAAAGTTGCTAGACTAGCG CAGGCTAGCCATGGGAAAATAACAAAAGAGTTACTTAACCGGCTTATGAGTATTCTTGGTCACTTAATACAGCTCAGAACATTAAAG AGAAACTTAAAGGTCATGATTAGTATGGGTATTTCAGCCAAAAAGGAGAAAGATGAGAGGTTTCAACATGTAAAGAAGGAAGTTATAGATATGATTAAGATAAAGGCCCCATCCTTGGAATCCAAG GCATTGGAACAACAAGCTGGAGCATCAGATGATTTTCAAGAAACTGCTTCTGGAACAAAAGAgctttcaaaaagaaaatttagcaTGGATGCTGCATTGGAGGACAAGATTTGTGACCTCTATGACCTTTATGTTGAC GGGCTGGATGAAGATGCAGGTCCGCAAATAAGAAAGCTGTATGCCGAG CTAGCGGCATTGTGGCCTAATGGTTTCATGGACAATCATGGGATCAAACGCGCAATTTGTAGGTCAAAAGAGAGACGGAGGGAGCGATACAGCCGAAATAAA gaGCAGGAGAAAATTAGGAGGAAAAAGATGTTGACACCACGAACAGAAGAGACTATTCGAGTTGAGAGGTCAATTACCCAGCAACTATTAATGCAAGAGAGAATGGCAACTGAACAAAACAGTCAGAGCCCGACAAACAAGCCGACATCTGGTACAACAGCAGCCTTGGGGGTACCTGGTCCAATAAACGGTCCTAGCTTTGACAGACTTAAACAAGAGAAGCTCAAGGGAAGTTCAAGCAGTTCCGCAGACGACACACGGGTTGGAGACGGTGCATtgacgaagaagaagacgaagaggaaGCCAGAACAAGAATTGGATGAAAGTCGTATCCGCCCGGAGAAATTACCTTCTCAGTCGGGGGAGGAAAGGCACAAGTCCTTAAAGCCGGCGGCCGGGCCGCCCCATAAATCGAACCTCCAGTCCACAGTTGTTCCAAGTGTGGAGCAGTCTAGCTGA
- the LOC137718359 gene encoding ubinuclein-1-like isoform X4, with protein sequence MEEEKGGGGESSRPSSKFVKAGDRQMFTVDLRPGETTIVSWRKLMKDTNKVNGGPSTSAPEPPPVNAHPALESRIAPLFQVQQPSGDEAKDEGKDEAAPNRFSAVIEKIERLYMGKDSSDDEGPNDVPDDDQYDTEDSFIDDAELDEYFEVDNSAIKHDGFFVNRGTLERINVPAALPNQQPKKRRRKEAKGPGENDDIHVPNKHTKVDVKFQNQLNVSGPSSTRKSTESKTVMDPSFMKVSDGDAFVLQADVKDIDKQKAGVLLSKDSSNKFKDAGGSCDGSYQRYHDKNAYAQTKHQSGRASSNVDELESSVRARHKNGIREIPDLNLSDGKYSLPTTKSSHVHKKDGSSIKSKSSMLEKAIRELEKMVAESRPPAADNQEGDNSSQAIKRRLPRELKMKLAKVARLAQASHGKITKELLNRLMSILGHLIQLRTLKRNLKVMISMGISAKKEKDERFQHVKKEVIDMIKIKAPSLESKALEQQAGASDDFQETASGTKELSKRKFSMDAALEDKICDLYDLYVDGLDEDAGPQIRKLYAELAALWPNGFMDNHGIKRAICRSKERRRERYSRNKEQEKIRRKKMLTPRTEETIRVERSITQQLLMQERMATEQNSQSPTNKPTSGTTAALGVPGPINGPSFDRLKQEKLKGSSSSSADDTRVGDGALTKKKTKRKPEQELDESRIRPEKLPSQSGEERHKSLKPAAGPPHKSNLQSTVVPSVEQSS encoded by the exons ATGGAGGAAGAGAAGGGCGGCGGCGGCGAATCCTCCAGGccttcgtccaagtttgtgaaAGCCGGTGACCGGCAAATGTTCACGGTGGATCTCCGGCCCGGCGAGACCACCATAGTCTCGTGGAGGAAGCTCATGAAGGACACGAACAAGGTCAATGGTGGGCCCTCGACCTCGGCACCGGAACCTCCTCCTGTCAACGCTCACCCTGCTCTCGAGTCTCGGATAGCTCCG TTGTTTCAGGTCCAACAACCATCTGGAGATGAAGCAAAAGATGAAGGGAAAGATGAAGCTGCGCCAAATCGTTTTAGCGCTGTTATTGAGAAGATTGAACGCCTATATATG GGTAAAGATAGTAGTGATGATGAAGGTCCAAATGATGTTCCTGATGACGATCAGTATGATACCGAAGACTCTTTTATTGATGATGCTGAGTTG GATGAATATTTTGAAGTTGATAATTCAGCCATAAAACATGATGGATTCTTTGTAAACAGGGGAACGCTGGAGCGCAT tAATGTACCTGCTGCATTACCTAaccaacaaccaaaaaaaaggcGAAGAAAAGAGGCTAAAGGACCTGGGGAAAATGATGACATTCATGTGCCaaataaacacacaaaagttG ATGTGAAATTTCAGAATCAGTTGAATGTTTCTGGACCTTCATCCACAAGGAAGTCTACTGAATCCAAAACAGTAATGGACCCTTCTTTTATGAAAGTGTCAGACGGAGATGCTTTTGTACTGCAAGCGGATGTGAAGGATATAGATAAGCAGAAGGCAGGAGTCCTCTTGTCCAAAGACTCAAGTAACAAATTTAAAGATGCAGGTGGATCATGTGATGGTTCATATCAGAGATACCATGACAAAAATGCTTATGCACAAACCAAACACCAATCTGGGAGAGCATCAAGTAATGTTGATGAGTTGGAATCATCGGTTCGGGCCAGACATAAAAATGGGATTCGTGAGATTCCGGACCTTAATCTCTCAGATGGAAAGTACTCTCTTCCAACAACT AAATCTTCACATGTGCACAAAAAGGATGGCTCTAGTATAAAGTCAAAAAGTTCAATGCTTGAAAAGGCTATTAGGGAGTTAGAGAAGATGGTGGCTGAAT CTAGGCCACCTGCTGCGGATAATCAAGAGGGAGATAATTCATCCCAAGCAATTAAAAGGAGATTACCTAGAGAACTAAAGATGAAACTTGCTAAAGTTGCTAGACTAGCG CAGGCTAGCCATGGGAAAATAACAAAAGAGTTACTTAACCGGCTTATGAGTATTCTTGGTCACTTAATACAGCTCAGAACATTAAAG AGAAACTTAAAGGTCATGATTAGTATGGGTATTTCAGCCAAAAAGGAGAAAGATGAGAGGTTTCAACATGTAAAGAAGGAAGTTATAGATATGATTAAGATAAAGGCCCCATCCTTGGAATCCAAG GCATTGGAACAACAAGCTGGAGCATCAGATGATTTTCAAGAAACTGCTTCTGGAACAAAAGAgctttcaaaaagaaaatttagcaTGGATGCTGCATTGGAGGACAAGATTTGTGACCTCTATGACCTTTATGTTGAC GGGCTGGATGAAGATGCAGGTCCGCAAATAAGAAAGCTGTATGCCGAG CTAGCGGCATTGTGGCCTAATGGTTTCATGGACAATCATGGGATCAAACGCGCAATTTGTAGGTCAAAAGAGAGACGGAGGGAGCGATACAGCCGAAATAAA gaGCAGGAGAAAATTAGGAGGAAAAAGATGTTGACACCACGAACAGAAGAGACTATTCGAGTTGAGAGGTCAATTACCCAGCAACTATTAATGCAAGAGAGAATGGCAACTGAACAAAACAGTCAGAGCCCGACAAACAAGCCGACATCTGGTACAACAGCAGCCTTGGGGGTACCTGGTCCAATAAACGGTCCTAGCTTTGACAGACTTAAACAAGAGAAGCTCAAGGGAAGTTCAAGCAGTTCCGCAGACGACACACGGGTTGGAGACGGTGCATtgacgaagaagaagacgaagaggaaGCCAGAACAAGAATTGGATGAAAGTCGTATCCGCCCGGAGAAATTACCTTCTCAGTCGGGGGAGGAAAGGCACAAGTCCTTAAAGCCGGCGGCCGGGCCGCCCCATAAATCGAACCTCCAGTCCACAGTTGTTCCAAGTGTGGAGCAGTCTAGCTGA
- the LOC137718359 gene encoding ubinuclein-1-like isoform X2 — MEEEKGGGGESSRPSSKFVKAGDRQMFTVDLRPGETTIVSWRKLMKDTNKVNGGPSTSAPEPPPVNAHPALESRIAPLFQVQQPSGDEAKDEGKDEAAPNRFSAVIEKIERLYMGKDSSDDEGPNDVPDDDQYDTEDSFIDDAELDEYFEVDNSAIKHDGFFVNRGTLERINVPAALPNQQPKKRRRKEAKGPGENDDIHVPNKHTKVGKTAAAKITPTLVKNSSTPTQTITGTTEHRADVKFQNQLNVSGPSSTRKSTESKTVMDPSFMKVSDGDAFVLQADVKDIDKQKAGVLLSKDSSNKFKDAGGSCDGSYQRYHDKNAYAQTKHQSGRASSNVDELESSVRARHKNGIREIPDLNLSDGKYSLPTTKSSHVHKKDGSSIKSKSSMLEKAIRELEKMVAESRPPAADNQEGDNSSQAIKRRLPRELKMKLAKVARLAASHGKITKELLNRLMSILGHLIQLRTLKRNLKVMISMGISAKKEKDERFQHVKKEVIDMIKIKAPSLESKALEQQAGASDDFQETASGTKELSKRKFSMDAALEDKICDLYDLYVDGLDEDAGPQIRKLYAELAALWPNGFMDNHGIKRAICRSKERRRERYSRNKEQEKIRRKKMLTPRTEETIRVERSITQQLLMQERMATEQNSQSPTNKPTSGTTAALGVPGPINGPSFDRLKQEKLKGSSSSSADDTRVGDGALTKKKTKRKPEQELDESRIRPEKLPSQSGEERHKSLKPAAGPPHKSNLQSTVVPSVEQSS, encoded by the exons ATGGAGGAAGAGAAGGGCGGCGGCGGCGAATCCTCCAGGccttcgtccaagtttgtgaaAGCCGGTGACCGGCAAATGTTCACGGTGGATCTCCGGCCCGGCGAGACCACCATAGTCTCGTGGAGGAAGCTCATGAAGGACACGAACAAGGTCAATGGTGGGCCCTCGACCTCGGCACCGGAACCTCCTCCTGTCAACGCTCACCCTGCTCTCGAGTCTCGGATAGCTCCG TTGTTTCAGGTCCAACAACCATCTGGAGATGAAGCAAAAGATGAAGGGAAAGATGAAGCTGCGCCAAATCGTTTTAGCGCTGTTATTGAGAAGATTGAACGCCTATATATG GGTAAAGATAGTAGTGATGATGAAGGTCCAAATGATGTTCCTGATGACGATCAGTATGATACCGAAGACTCTTTTATTGATGATGCTGAGTTG GATGAATATTTTGAAGTTGATAATTCAGCCATAAAACATGATGGATTCTTTGTAAACAGGGGAACGCTGGAGCGCAT tAATGTACCTGCTGCATTACCTAaccaacaaccaaaaaaaaggcGAAGAAAAGAGGCTAAAGGACCTGGGGAAAATGATGACATTCATGTGCCaaataaacacacaaaagttGGTAAGACAGCAGCAGCAAAGATTACACCAACACTTGTGAAGAATTCATCTACTCCTACTCAAACCATTACTGGAACCACTGAACACCGTGCAGATGTGAAATTTCAGAATCAGTTGAATGTTTCTGGACCTTCATCCACAAGGAAGTCTACTGAATCCAAAACAGTAATGGACCCTTCTTTTATGAAAGTGTCAGACGGAGATGCTTTTGTACTGCAAGCGGATGTGAAGGATATAGATAAGCAGAAGGCAGGAGTCCTCTTGTCCAAAGACTCAAGTAACAAATTTAAAGATGCAGGTGGATCATGTGATGGTTCATATCAGAGATACCATGACAAAAATGCTTATGCACAAACCAAACACCAATCTGGGAGAGCATCAAGTAATGTTGATGAGTTGGAATCATCGGTTCGGGCCAGACATAAAAATGGGATTCGTGAGATTCCGGACCTTAATCTCTCAGATGGAAAGTACTCTCTTCCAACAACT AAATCTTCACATGTGCACAAAAAGGATGGCTCTAGTATAAAGTCAAAAAGTTCAATGCTTGAAAAGGCTATTAGGGAGTTAGAGAAGATGGTGGCTGAAT CTAGGCCACCTGCTGCGGATAATCAAGAGGGAGATAATTCATCCCAAGCAATTAAAAGGAGATTACCTAGAGAACTAAAGATGAAACTTGCTAAAGTTGCTAGACTAGCG GCTAGCCATGGGAAAATAACAAAAGAGTTACTTAACCGGCTTATGAGTATTCTTGGTCACTTAATACAGCTCAGAACATTAAAG AGAAACTTAAAGGTCATGATTAGTATGGGTATTTCAGCCAAAAAGGAGAAAGATGAGAGGTTTCAACATGTAAAGAAGGAAGTTATAGATATGATTAAGATAAAGGCCCCATCCTTGGAATCCAAG GCATTGGAACAACAAGCTGGAGCATCAGATGATTTTCAAGAAACTGCTTCTGGAACAAAAGAgctttcaaaaagaaaatttagcaTGGATGCTGCATTGGAGGACAAGATTTGTGACCTCTATGACCTTTATGTTGAC GGGCTGGATGAAGATGCAGGTCCGCAAATAAGAAAGCTGTATGCCGAG CTAGCGGCATTGTGGCCTAATGGTTTCATGGACAATCATGGGATCAAACGCGCAATTTGTAGGTCAAAAGAGAGACGGAGGGAGCGATACAGCCGAAATAAA gaGCAGGAGAAAATTAGGAGGAAAAAGATGTTGACACCACGAACAGAAGAGACTATTCGAGTTGAGAGGTCAATTACCCAGCAACTATTAATGCAAGAGAGAATGGCAACTGAACAAAACAGTCAGAGCCCGACAAACAAGCCGACATCTGGTACAACAGCAGCCTTGGGGGTACCTGGTCCAATAAACGGTCCTAGCTTTGACAGACTTAAACAAGAGAAGCTCAAGGGAAGTTCAAGCAGTTCCGCAGACGACACACGGGTTGGAGACGGTGCATtgacgaagaagaagacgaagaggaaGCCAGAACAAGAATTGGATGAAAGTCGTATCCGCCCGGAGAAATTACCTTCTCAGTCGGGGGAGGAAAGGCACAAGTCCTTAAAGCCGGCGGCCGGGCCGCCCCATAAATCGAACCTCCAGTCCACAGTTGTTCCAAGTGTGGAGCAGTCTAGCTGA
- the LOC137718359 gene encoding ubinuclein-1-like isoform X1, which produces MEEEKGGGGESSRPSSKFVKAGDRQMFTVDLRPGETTIVSWRKLMKDTNKVNGGPSTSAPEPPPVNAHPALESRIAPLFQVQQPSGDEAKDEGKDEAAPNRFSAVIEKIERLYMGKDSSDDEGPNDVPDDDQYDTEDSFIDDAELDEYFEVDNSAIKHDGFFVNRGTLERINVPAALPNQQPKKRRRKEAKGPGENDDIHVPNKHTKVGKTAAAKITPTLVKNSSTPTQTITGTTEHRADVKFQNQLNVSGPSSTRKSTESKTVMDPSFMKVSDGDAFVLQADVKDIDKQKAGVLLSKDSSNKFKDAGGSCDGSYQRYHDKNAYAQTKHQSGRASSNVDELESSVRARHKNGIREIPDLNLSDGKYSLPTTKSSHVHKKDGSSIKSKSSMLEKAIRELEKMVAESRPPAADNQEGDNSSQAIKRRLPRELKMKLAKVARLAQASHGKITKELLNRLMSILGHLIQLRTLKRNLKVMISMGISAKKEKDERFQHVKKEVIDMIKIKAPSLESKALEQQAGASDDFQETASGTKELSKRKFSMDAALEDKICDLYDLYVDGLDEDAGPQIRKLYAELAALWPNGFMDNHGIKRAICRSKERRRERYSRNKEQEKIRRKKMLTPRTEETIRVERSITQQLLMQERMATEQNSQSPTNKPTSGTTAALGVPGPINGPSFDRLKQEKLKGSSSSSADDTRVGDGALTKKKTKRKPEQELDESRIRPEKLPSQSGEERHKSLKPAAGPPHKSNLQSTVVPSVEQSS; this is translated from the exons ATGGAGGAAGAGAAGGGCGGCGGCGGCGAATCCTCCAGGccttcgtccaagtttgtgaaAGCCGGTGACCGGCAAATGTTCACGGTGGATCTCCGGCCCGGCGAGACCACCATAGTCTCGTGGAGGAAGCTCATGAAGGACACGAACAAGGTCAATGGTGGGCCCTCGACCTCGGCACCGGAACCTCCTCCTGTCAACGCTCACCCTGCTCTCGAGTCTCGGATAGCTCCG TTGTTTCAGGTCCAACAACCATCTGGAGATGAAGCAAAAGATGAAGGGAAAGATGAAGCTGCGCCAAATCGTTTTAGCGCTGTTATTGAGAAGATTGAACGCCTATATATG GGTAAAGATAGTAGTGATGATGAAGGTCCAAATGATGTTCCTGATGACGATCAGTATGATACCGAAGACTCTTTTATTGATGATGCTGAGTTG GATGAATATTTTGAAGTTGATAATTCAGCCATAAAACATGATGGATTCTTTGTAAACAGGGGAACGCTGGAGCGCAT tAATGTACCTGCTGCATTACCTAaccaacaaccaaaaaaaaggcGAAGAAAAGAGGCTAAAGGACCTGGGGAAAATGATGACATTCATGTGCCaaataaacacacaaaagttGGTAAGACAGCAGCAGCAAAGATTACACCAACACTTGTGAAGAATTCATCTACTCCTACTCAAACCATTACTGGAACCACTGAACACCGTGCAGATGTGAAATTTCAGAATCAGTTGAATGTTTCTGGACCTTCATCCACAAGGAAGTCTACTGAATCCAAAACAGTAATGGACCCTTCTTTTATGAAAGTGTCAGACGGAGATGCTTTTGTACTGCAAGCGGATGTGAAGGATATAGATAAGCAGAAGGCAGGAGTCCTCTTGTCCAAAGACTCAAGTAACAAATTTAAAGATGCAGGTGGATCATGTGATGGTTCATATCAGAGATACCATGACAAAAATGCTTATGCACAAACCAAACACCAATCTGGGAGAGCATCAAGTAATGTTGATGAGTTGGAATCATCGGTTCGGGCCAGACATAAAAATGGGATTCGTGAGATTCCGGACCTTAATCTCTCAGATGGAAAGTACTCTCTTCCAACAACT AAATCTTCACATGTGCACAAAAAGGATGGCTCTAGTATAAAGTCAAAAAGTTCAATGCTTGAAAAGGCTATTAGGGAGTTAGAGAAGATGGTGGCTGAAT CTAGGCCACCTGCTGCGGATAATCAAGAGGGAGATAATTCATCCCAAGCAATTAAAAGGAGATTACCTAGAGAACTAAAGATGAAACTTGCTAAAGTTGCTAGACTAGCG CAGGCTAGCCATGGGAAAATAACAAAAGAGTTACTTAACCGGCTTATGAGTATTCTTGGTCACTTAATACAGCTCAGAACATTAAAG AGAAACTTAAAGGTCATGATTAGTATGGGTATTTCAGCCAAAAAGGAGAAAGATGAGAGGTTTCAACATGTAAAGAAGGAAGTTATAGATATGATTAAGATAAAGGCCCCATCCTTGGAATCCAAG GCATTGGAACAACAAGCTGGAGCATCAGATGATTTTCAAGAAACTGCTTCTGGAACAAAAGAgctttcaaaaagaaaatttagcaTGGATGCTGCATTGGAGGACAAGATTTGTGACCTCTATGACCTTTATGTTGAC GGGCTGGATGAAGATGCAGGTCCGCAAATAAGAAAGCTGTATGCCGAG CTAGCGGCATTGTGGCCTAATGGTTTCATGGACAATCATGGGATCAAACGCGCAATTTGTAGGTCAAAAGAGAGACGGAGGGAGCGATACAGCCGAAATAAA gaGCAGGAGAAAATTAGGAGGAAAAAGATGTTGACACCACGAACAGAAGAGACTATTCGAGTTGAGAGGTCAATTACCCAGCAACTATTAATGCAAGAGAGAATGGCAACTGAACAAAACAGTCAGAGCCCGACAAACAAGCCGACATCTGGTACAACAGCAGCCTTGGGGGTACCTGGTCCAATAAACGGTCCTAGCTTTGACAGACTTAAACAAGAGAAGCTCAAGGGAAGTTCAAGCAGTTCCGCAGACGACACACGGGTTGGAGACGGTGCATtgacgaagaagaagacgaagaggaaGCCAGAACAAGAATTGGATGAAAGTCGTATCCGCCCGGAGAAATTACCTTCTCAGTCGGGGGAGGAAAGGCACAAGTCCTTAAAGCCGGCGGCCGGGCCGCCCCATAAATCGAACCTCCAGTCCACAGTTGTTCCAAGTGTGGAGCAGTCTAGCTGA